The window ACATCATGCTGGACATATCTAGTATTGTATATATTGCTCTCGCTCATTGCTTTCAGAGTTTTAGCTGGTATTCCATATATACTTAAGGTTTTTTAGTTTCTTAGTAGTTAAAAGCCTTCTCTACATCTGCTCGTAAAATGATTGGTTCTGCCTTTTTTGAAgtttctttgtatattcctgagCAGTAGTTTTTCCAGGTTTCTGCAATGCTCTCTGTCGGTTTTTACTGCTTCGTTATGATATTGAATGGCCTGAAGTTGTGGCTTGAATTCTCGGGCCAAATATTTCACTTTTTTAAACAAGTTTCACGGCTGTTTGCACGTTGCTCCAGTTCTTGACACGTTATTTATATGACTGTTTTTATATCGAAGCTCTCTTTTTTAAGATACCTTTTATTAAACCAATaactttattttcaataaaaatttcctAATAGCACGCTATTATTGTTTAACATAAAGATGAGGTCAATTATTGTCTTGAAATTTTCGTCCTTAAAAAACGTTACCGGTTCTTTTCTCTAGATAAAATTTTCGTGTACACTTCAAATTTTCTTCATATTATGTATACAAATTGAAGATACAAATATAATGGTATTCAGGAAATAAGTACTCGTTCTGATATATTTTATCTCAATTTTATTTTGTgtgaaaattttcttaaaattttgatATAATCACGTAGTTTCTAAACTATAATTTGTACAATCTTaacaaataagtaaatataaaatcatCTAATTGAATTGAATCATCACAAAGTATTTTTTTAAGATAAGATTGGTTATCTTAAATATCTTGAGTACCAATTGGGCGAAATCTTATCAAGCGCAATTGATAATATTATTTCGATCAGTCAGTAAAAGTTATCAAAATCAACTGCGTCAGTGATAAAAGTGAATCAAAATGAAGGTTCTTTTGTTTATACTTGTTTTCCTTCTGTGTAGGCAAGAATGTTTAGAAACCTGTAACGATATTTTAGTTACAGACTTTTGTGTTGACGATTGCATCGCGCTTCAAACATCAACAGACTCATATTTTTACGCAGTAGATACAAAGACCTGTCTTCCGGGATGCCAGATTTATTCTGACTCGggatatttaagaaaaaattgtCCCTGTCCGCCAGCATATATGTGTGCAAAACGATGTTCGGCAAGTAATGCAGCTGTTAAAGTAACATGTAAAGTTGACGCAGACTGTTCAGCATTCCCGTGGTCAAGATGTCAAGATACTTGTGTTCCTGATATTAATAGTTGTATGGCTTATCATACAAACACTTCAGATTTCCGTTACAACAAATTCACTGCCATAAAATTTAAGCCCGCTTGTCAAGATGATGGTTACTGGAAAGCAAAGCAATGCAAAGGTGGCGTCAGTGGAAGATGTATGTGTTTTGATAAACACGGAAAAAGGTTATTTGGGGAAGCTAAATATTCTAAATCCGCAGATATGATTTGTGCTTGTAGTAGAAGAAAAGCTGAATTATTAGAAAGTGGTAGAGACTATGTATCTTTGCACTGTAACAGTTTAGGAAATTATGAAAAATTACAATGTGACAGTGGTTTGTGTTGGTGCGCGGAAGAAAAAACCGGAGATTTGGTTTCAACCATAGTACCAGAAAAAGCTATGAACAAGTTACCCTGCTATGAAGTTGCAACCACAGGCAGTcaatattttaaacaatgtgACAGTATTACATATGCCATGGCTAAAACTACACGTGCTCTTAAAAACCACGGTGTTACGTATATTAATTTAGGGATACGTGTGTGTGATGGAGACGGTGCTTATGGGGTGTATAACGTTAGTGAAGGTATTGCTTATTGCACGTGGAGAGACGGTTCAAAAATTAGTACATATCAAATTAATTCTGAATCAGATTTTGAAAATTTAACTTGTAGATGTGCACGCGACTACGTTCTTTACAAACATGGGCTACGATGTGAAGGTTCGGGAAATTACAGAGCGTATCAAAGTATACTAAAAGATGATACGGATTACTATTATTGTGTAGACAATGATGGATTTCAAAACTCAAACTTATTCGATAAGGCTCCTGAAAATTGTTCTATTTATTACTAAAACTCTAACGTTtaagaaaatttataatattaatagaatataagctatatttatattatttattttattttaaatatatacgtacacacatatatatctatataccatttttcaaactaaaaacgttgcacgtcacaatttacataaagtgacgtcacttatatttaaaatttccagaacgtcaactttagagttcaaattttcctaacacagctaataatacgaaacccatacggaactgctcgatctttcatagacgtcaacatggtataataaccagaaaaatgtaatcatcattatattgggaattttagaactTGCACATAACGAATAAAATTTGACAGTTTTTAATTACCTAGTATAGTTAAAAATGAACATACCTTTATCATTTCATGCAAAGATGACATACTACCGATGCTAGCGGGATCAGGAGAAGGTGATTTATCAGACGATTTAGGCAAGGCTGGGGGTAAATCCCTTGGTCGAGGAGGTGCAGCTCTTTTTGCTCCATTGTGGGCGGGAAAATTCGGTCTGATAGGAGTTGGATTCGAAATTTCCGGCCTCTTTCTTTCTCCGTGTTTCGGCGGCAATGGTGCAGATTTGGTTGGTATCTGTAACAGAGGATGAATAAACTCTTTCTATTACGAAAACAGAAATATTCCATTCAATTATATTCGAAggagatatatttttaaaaacgttctgaaactgttttcttgtgacatgtctaagttaaatattatatttatatggggttgtgctaataatggagataaggaAAAGCCCATGGCTAATCCGAAATTTTGTTCATATAAATCATTATCTAGTTGAAAATAAGTCAGTGTAAAGTGTTTAGTAGGAATTGaattaattacttttttatatagaatttttaaacatatacataaaaaaaattaaagtttcgAGTTCAGCAATAAAAGTGATGTTTTAGAATTTTACATCCCTTTTATGTATCTGTTGCAGTTCTCGAATCCTCGGACGGACAGATACACCGAACCAAACTCGTTCGTTCAAAAGGAtcgttttttcttttgtaaatctTACTTGTTGTAACAACATTATCCCTGTCAAAAATACGTAATAAAACtcatttgtaaataaataattaacttTCGGGTTGATCAAAGGCATTGACATCAATACATGATAATGTTTTTTAACAATAAGTGGTATGTACGAGTACTTAGAACTATTATTTACTTTGTGAACACATATATTAAAAATGTACAGCATACTTACCCTTTGAGGTGGAGTAGTGGCAGTACTAAATGGATTATGTTCCGGTAACTGGTCTGTACGGGTGGGCGTTAGATCTATTAACCGTTGGCGCTGGATTCCATCTCCCGGTCCCATATGACTGATATGGTTAAAGTTGGTTGGAGCTGATATAAGCTTAGATCTTCTATCGGTACTCCTGTTTGAGAAAAGGATAATTTTAATACACTAATTAAAAATATGCCAAGTATAAAAAATTGGCAAATATACAGAGTATACTTAATATTTCGTTATATATTTGTGAATATAGATAACTATTACATGACAATCTGCCAAACTAGTTAAGAAAAGTTAGAAATACATTAATTTGTATATTATGGTTAAATTTGACCTAAATATGATTAAATcgttagaagatattttttaagagGAACTTGAAATCATTATGGGTCCCATGATCCAAATATTTAGACCAAgctattataatatatgatacaGTTCTAATCTCTAGCAACCTGGAACACATACAAGACTTGTTAGAAAGAACAAATATAGCTAGCAACCACTAGCATGAacacgaaaaaaaattaaatatcttcttcttaacatgccatacaccaaagtgcgtaggcgactatctcattactagaattctgttcttggcggcgtgacacagctcgcctgtattgtgtattcctgtccattctttaatattccttaaccaggataattgtttgcggccggctcctctcctacc is drawn from Diabrotica undecimpunctata isolate CICGRU chromosome 5, icDiaUnde3, whole genome shotgun sequence and contains these coding sequences:
- the LOC140441936 gene encoding uncharacterized protein; the protein is MKVLLFILVFLLCRQECLETCNDILVTDFCVDDCIALQTSTDSYFYAVDTKTCLPGCQIYSDSGYLRKNCPCPPAYMCAKRCSASNAAVKVTCKVDADCSAFPWSRCQDTCVPDINSCMAYHTNTSDFRYNKFTAIKFKPACQDDGYWKAKQCKGGVSGRCMCFDKHGKRLFGEAKYSKSADMICACSRRKAELLESGRDYVSLHCNSLGNYEKLQCDSGLCWCAEEKTGDLVSTIVPEKAMNKLPCYEVATTGSQYFKQCDSITYAMAKTTRALKNHGVTYINLGIRVCDGDGAYGVYNVSEGIAYCTWRDGSKISTYQINSESDFENLTCRCARDYVLYKHGLRCEGSGNYRAYQSILKDDTDYYYCVDNDGFQNSNLFDKAPENCSIYY